The Agromyces marinus genome window below encodes:
- a CDS encoding DUF5719 family protein yields the protein MLAVSGRIAAVLGVAAVAAAALVAASVLPIPDLRAVPPSTVVEPEENVQVRVCPGPLLSLADDSTAATAARSIGSAAVEVAVEPADATVEQFPIEAPDDARSGVGPVALVAGPGSAEAGMLAGAQSQTARSETVSGFAAAACAEPAAESWLVAGATDVGRSGLVLLANPGEVASTVDVRVIGETGPVDAPAGLGVVVAPGTQRIVSLAGLAPNVFTPIVHVTSTGAPIAASLQHSVVLGLEPAGIELSTPTALPATRQVIPGFVVADRRGAAPDDDHVDGDDHPALRLFAPDELEANASIEVRAADGDPVTRFDVTAAAGQSTDLPLGELDPGTYTILIDADAPVVAAARSTVLADGGAGEGAGEDPIVADLAWAAATPVLLERAAVAVPAGPDPTLELANPTEEEVAVALRIDGDERTVRVPAGGAASVALDAGDRVVLDGVAGLHAALSFAGDDELAWLPVAPPGPLDAPMRVFPQ from the coding sequence GTGCTCGCGGTGTCCGGCCGGATCGCGGCCGTGCTCGGCGTCGCCGCGGTCGCGGCCGCGGCGCTCGTCGCGGCATCCGTCCTCCCGATCCCCGACCTGCGGGCGGTGCCGCCCTCGACCGTGGTCGAGCCCGAGGAGAACGTCCAGGTGCGCGTCTGCCCGGGACCGCTGCTCTCGCTCGCCGACGACTCGACCGCAGCGACGGCGGCCCGGTCGATCGGCAGCGCCGCCGTCGAGGTCGCGGTCGAGCCGGCCGACGCGACCGTCGAGCAGTTCCCGATCGAGGCGCCGGACGACGCCCGATCGGGAGTCGGCCCCGTCGCCCTCGTGGCCGGCCCGGGCTCCGCCGAGGCGGGCATGCTCGCGGGCGCGCAGTCCCAGACCGCTCGGAGCGAGACCGTCAGCGGGTTCGCGGCCGCCGCGTGCGCCGAGCCGGCGGCGGAGTCGTGGCTCGTCGCGGGCGCGACCGACGTCGGGCGCTCGGGCCTGGTGCTCCTGGCCAACCCGGGCGAGGTCGCGTCGACCGTCGACGTGCGCGTGATCGGCGAGACCGGCCCCGTCGACGCGCCCGCGGGCCTCGGCGTCGTCGTCGCCCCGGGCACGCAGCGCATCGTCTCGCTCGCGGGCCTCGCACCGAACGTCTTCACCCCGATCGTGCACGTCACGAGCACGGGAGCACCCATCGCGGCGTCGTTGCAGCACTCGGTGGTCCTCGGGCTCGAGCCCGCCGGCATCGAGCTCTCGACGCCGACCGCGCTGCCGGCGACCCGACAGGTGATCCCGGGCTTCGTGGTCGCCGACCGGCGCGGCGCCGCGCCCGACGACGACCACGTCGACGGCGACGACCATCCCGCGCTGCGGCTGTTCGCCCCCGACGAGCTCGAGGCGAACGCCTCGATCGAGGTGCGGGCCGCCGACGGCGACCCGGTCACCCGATTCGACGTGACCGCGGCGGCGGGCCAGTCGACCGACCTCCCGCTCGGCGAACTCGACCCGGGGACCTACACGATCCTCATCGACGCGGATGCGCCCGTCGTCGCCGCCGCGCGGTCGACGGTGCTCGCCGACGGGGGCGCAGGCGAGGGCGCCGGCGAGGATCCGATCGTGGCGGACCTCGCCTGGGCGGCGGCCACACCGGTCCTGCTCGAACGCGCCGCGGTCGCCGTGCCCGCCGGGCCCGACCCGACGCTCGAGCTCGCGAACCCGACCGAGGAGGAGGTCGCCGTCGCGCTCCGGATCGACGGCGACGAACGCACCGTCCGGGTCCCGGCAGGCGGCGCGGCATCCGTCGCCCTGGATGCCGGCGACCGGGTCGTCCTCGACGGCGTCGCGGGCCTGCACGCCGCCCTGTCCTTCGCGGGCGACGACGAACTCGCCTGGCTCCCGGTCGCGCCTCCCGGACCGCTCGACGCGCCGATGCGGGTCTTCCCGCAGTAG
- a CDS encoding DUF3499 family protein, with the protein MRRCSRTACTAEAVATLTYDYADSLAVLGPLSFTREPHSYDLCARHAERTSAPRGWQVIRHAMLGEVGFSA; encoded by the coding sequence ATGAGACGTTGTTCGCGCACCGCATGCACCGCCGAGGCGGTCGCGACCCTCACGTACGACTACGCCGACTCGCTCGCCGTGCTCGGCCCGCTGTCGTTCACGCGCGAGCCGCACTCGTACGACCTGTGCGCCCGGCACGCCGAGCGCACGTCGGCCCCGCGCGGATGGCAGGTCATCCGGCACGCGATGCTCGGTGAGGTAGGGTTCAGCGCATGA